A stretch of Rhodoferax potami DNA encodes these proteins:
- a CDS encoding restriction endonuclease subunit S, producing MTSEWELVEIGSFAKLRSGFAFKSADWQECGVPVIKIANIKNGRILAEGCGYVSSEVASKAKEWVTKQNDVLIAMTGYVGEVAQVQANENYLINQRVGRFEFYKNTVVDPKYFFYHLQLPVTRSEIEVMARGSAQPNLSAADAHKIKVSLPPLQVQLRISRLLSTFDERITLLRETNQTLETIAQALFKSWFVDFDPVRAKAEGRMPEGIDAATAALFPDAFEETKLGMVPKGWSAATLSTVATFQNGYAFKGSDWTEVGHPVVKIGNVKPLHIDFDGCSFVSPQTVAGLERFKLGAGDLLVGMTGYVGETGLVPQNDTASYLNQRVGRISTNNGLQDLGFVFSAVRQKEFKIYAESQSHGSAQANVSGADLMKFPVTVPSADILEKYNDLTHQFIASILNNHSVATSLTSLRDTLLPRLISGQLRIADAEAELEKATA from the coding sequence ATGACATCTGAGTGGGAATTAGTCGAGATTGGAAGTTTTGCAAAATTAAGGTCAGGATTTGCTTTTAAAAGTGCAGACTGGCAAGAGTGCGGTGTTCCAGTAATAAAAATTGCAAATATAAAAAACGGCCGAATTTTGGCGGAGGGATGTGGTTATGTCTCCTCTGAAGTTGCAAGTAAAGCTAAGGAGTGGGTTACAAAGCAAAATGATGTATTAATCGCAATGACAGGCTATGTTGGTGAGGTTGCACAAGTCCAAGCAAACGAAAATTATTTAATAAACCAGCGTGTTGGACGGTTTGAGTTTTATAAAAATACTGTAGTTGATCCAAAGTATTTTTTTTATCACCTTCAGCTACCAGTCACGCGGTCTGAAATAGAAGTTATGGCACGTGGCTCAGCGCAACCAAATTTAAGTGCGGCAGATGCTCACAAAATTAAAGTTTCTTTGCCACCATTACAGGTGCAACTGAGAATTTCAAGACTTCTAAGCACATTTGATGAGCGGATAACCCTCTTGCGGGAAACTAATCAAACCTTAGAAACCATTGCCCAAGCATTGTTCAAATCTTGGTTTGTAGACTTCGACCCTGTTCGTGCAAAGGCTGAAGGCAGGATGCCCGAGGGTATTGACGCTGCAACTGCTGCACTTTTTCCTGATGCGTTTGAAGAGACTAAGCTGGGGATGGTGCCGAAGGGTTGGTCAGCAGCGACCCTTTCAACCGTTGCAACTTTTCAAAATGGCTACGCATTTAAAGGTAGTGACTGGACTGAAGTTGGCCATCCTGTTGTAAAGATTGGAAACGTAAAGCCTTTGCATATTGATTTTGACGGTTGCTCATTTGTAAGTCCCCAAACAGTAGCAGGTCTGGAGCGATTCAAGCTTGGTGCTGGTGACTTATTGGTTGGGATGACTGGATACGTTGGTGAAACAGGATTGGTGCCACAAAACGATACAGCAAGCTATTTGAATCAACGTGTTGGTCGAATTTCGACAAACAATGGCTTGCAAGACCTAGGTTTTGTATTCTCAGCTGTTCGACAAAAAGAATTCAAAATTTACGCAGAAAGTCAGTCACACGGAAGTGCTCAAGCAAACGTGAGTGGTGCTGACTTGATGAAGTTTCCCGTCACTGTTCCAAGCGCAGACATTTTGGAAAAATATAACGATTTGACGCATCAGTTTATTGCCTCAATATT
- a CDS encoding type I restriction-modification system subunit M — MLDDIKKTLWATADKLRANMDAAEYKHLVLGLIFVKYISDTFAAKQQELNVRLRDPKDEYYFGEASDADVAVELEERDYYTAANVFWVPESARWEAIRAAAKAPDIGKRIDEALTVIETENPKLKGILDKRYARAQLPDGKMGELVDLVSTIGFGDNPSTARDVLGQVYEYFLGMFANAEGKRGGQFYTPASIVKTLVAVLSPHEGKVYDPCCGSGGMFVQSEKFIEAHGGKIGDVAIYGQEANPTTWRLAAMNLAIRGIDFNLGREPADTFTKNQHADLRADYILANPPFNISDWWHGSLMGDPRWVYGDPPQGNANYAWLQHMLYHLKPTGRAGIVLANGSMSSSQNNEGAIRAAMVDADVVEVMVALPSQLFFNVQIPCCLWFLSKQKTKRKGEVLFIDARKLGGMISRTQAELSDEVITRFEKTVAAWRGEDGEYQDIAGFCRSVSLAEIASHGHVLTPGRYVGAEEVDDDDDDFADKMQKLTEKLGEQMAKGTELDALIRQKLGGLGYDI; from the coding sequence ATGCTTGATGACATCAAAAAAACACTTTGGGCAACGGCTGACAAGCTGCGAGCGAATATGGATGCAGCAGAGTACAAACACCTTGTGCTGGGCTTGATTTTTGTGAAGTACATCTCCGACACCTTCGCTGCAAAGCAGCAAGAGTTGAATGTGCGGTTGCGTGACCCAAAAGATGAGTACTACTTCGGCGAGGCAAGTGATGCTGATGTTGCGGTTGAACTTGAAGAGCGTGACTACTACACAGCCGCGAACGTGTTTTGGGTTCCTGAATCTGCACGTTGGGAAGCTATCCGTGCAGCTGCCAAAGCCCCCGACATTGGCAAACGCATTGATGAAGCGTTGACTGTTATCGAGACAGAGAACCCTAAGCTAAAAGGCATTCTTGACAAGCGATATGCAAGGGCGCAACTACCCGATGGCAAGATGGGTGAGTTGGTGGACTTGGTTTCTACTATTGGCTTTGGAGACAATCCAAGTACTGCACGTGACGTTCTTGGGCAGGTCTACGAGTATTTCCTTGGTATGTTTGCCAATGCAGAGGGTAAACGTGGTGGACAGTTCTACACGCCAGCATCCATTGTTAAAACATTGGTAGCTGTCCTGTCGCCGCACGAAGGCAAGGTTTATGACCCTTGCTGTGGTTCGGGTGGTATGTTTGTGCAGAGTGAAAAATTTATCGAAGCACACGGTGGCAAGATTGGTGACGTAGCCATTTACGGGCAGGAAGCCAACCCAACAACGTGGCGACTTGCTGCGATGAACTTAGCAATACGCGGCATCGACTTCAATCTTGGTCGTGAGCCAGCTGACACATTTACTAAAAATCAGCACGCCGATCTTCGTGCTGATTACATCCTTGCTAATCCACCATTCAACATTAGCGATTGGTGGCACGGCAGCTTAATGGGCGACCCGCGTTGGGTATACGGCGATCCCCCGCAGGGCAATGCAAACTATGCGTGGTTGCAGCATATGCTGTATCACCTCAAGCCCACTGGACGTGCTGGCATCGTGCTTGCAAACGGCTCAATGAGTTCCAGTCAAAACAACGAAGGCGCAATACGTGCTGCAATGGTTGACGCAGACGTTGTGGAGGTAATGGTTGCATTGCCAAGCCAACTATTTTTTAATGTTCAAATACCTTGTTGTCTTTGGTTTTTATCCAAGCAGAAAACCAAACGCAAGGGCGAAGTCTTGTTCATTGATGCTCGCAAATTAGGTGGGATGATTAGCAGAACGCAAGCTGAGTTGAGCGACGAAGTAATTACAAGATTTGAAAAAACTGTTGCAGCTTGGCGCGGTGAAGATGGGGAATATCAGGACATTGCCGGTTTTTGTCGGAGCGTCTCTCTAGCTGAAATTGCATCTCACGGTCACGTACTCACTCCGGGTCGCTACGTTGGCGCTGAAGAGGTGGACGACGACGACGATGATTTTGCAGACAAGATGCAAAAGCTGACAGAAAAGTTGGGCGAACAAATGGCTAAGGGTACTGAGCTTGATGCGCTGATTAGGCAAAAACTTGGAGGTCTTGGTTATGACATCTGA
- a CDS encoding tyrosine-type recombinase/integrase, with the protein MSKQAKTLNERELQRLLDFVKTTKSATRNRAILLLTHLAGMRIGEVAAVRVCDVLASDGTVREEINLSAAQTKGNKSRSVLLNERMQAELAAYIRTVRVRDPKQALFATQRSAAFTANSLTQVVNGIYKHAGLDGASSHSGRRGFLTNLAEKGVSVRVMMALAGHRNMATTQRYIDLRPGVLRNAVELV; encoded by the coding sequence ATGTCCAAGCAAGCCAAAACACTCAACGAACGCGAACTGCAACGTTTGCTGGATTTTGTAAAAACGACAAAGAGCGCAACACGCAATCGCGCAATCTTGCTGCTCACGCACTTAGCTGGAATGCGCATTGGCGAAGTCGCTGCCGTCCGCGTTTGCGATGTGCTCGCGAGCGATGGAACTGTTCGCGAAGAGATTAATTTGAGCGCAGCCCAAACAAAGGGCAACAAAAGCCGCAGCGTATTGCTTAACGAACGGATGCAAGCAGAACTTGCTGCATACATCCGCACAGTACGTGTGCGCGACCCAAAGCAAGCATTGTTTGCAACACAGCGCAGCGCAGCGTTTACAGCAAACTCGCTCACCCAAGTTGTAAACGGCATTTACAAACACGCTGGGCTTGATGGCGCTAGCAGCCACAGCGGACGCAGAGGATTTTTGACAAACTTAGCTGAAAAAGGTGTCAGCGTTCGCGTGATGATGGCTCTCGCAGGACACCGCAATATGGCTACTACGCAACGCTACATTGATTTGCGACCCGGAGTGCTGCGTAACGCCGTTGAGTTGGTCTAA